A genomic stretch from Mesoplodon densirostris isolate mMesDen1 chromosome 3, mMesDen1 primary haplotype, whole genome shotgun sequence includes:
- the NPM1 gene encoding nucleophosmin — protein MEDSMDMDMSSLRPQNYLFGCELKADKDYHFKVDNDENEHQLSLRTVSLGAGAKDELHIVEAEAMNYEGSPIKVTLATLKMSVQPTVSLGGFEITPPVVLRLKCGSGPVHISGQHLVAVEEDAESEDEEEEDVKLLSISGKRSAPGSGSKVPQKKVKLAADGDEDDDDDDDDDDEDDDDDDFDDEEAEEKAPVKKSVRDTPAKNAQKSNQNGKDSKPSTPRSKGQESFKKLEKTPKTPKGPSSVEDIKAKMQASIEKAH, from the exons ATGGAAGATTCGATGGACATGGACATGAGCTCCCTGAGGCCCCAGAACTATCTTTTCG GTTGTGAACTAAAGGCCGACAAAGATTATCACTTTAAGGTGGATAATGATGAAAATGAGCACCAGTTATCTTTAAGAACG GTCAGTTTAGGGGCTGGCGCAAAGGATGAATTGCACATTGTCGAAGCAGAGGCCATGAATTATGAAGGCAGTCCAATCAAAGTAACACTGGCAACTTTGAAAATGTCTGTGCAGCCAACG gtTTCCCTTGGGGGCTTTGAAATAACACCACCTGTGGTCTTACGGTTGAAGTGTGGTTCAGGGCCTGTGCATATTAGTGGACAGCACTTAGTAG ctGTGGAGGAAGATGCAGAGTCagaagatgaagaggaggaggacgtGAAACTCCTAAGTATATCTGGAAAGCGTTCTGCCCCTGGAAGTGGTAGCAAGGTTCCACAG aaaaaagtaaaacttgctGCTGATggagatgaagatgatgatgatgacgatgacgatgatgatgaagA tgatgatgatgatgactttgatgatgaggaagctgaagaaaaAGCTCCAGTAAAGAAA TCTGTACGAGATACTCCAGCCAAAAATGCACAAAAAtcaaaccagaatggaaaagactcaAAACCATCAACACCAAGATCAAAA GGTCAAGAATCCttcaaaaaactggaaaaaactccTAAAACACCAAAAGGACCTAGCTCTGTAGAAGACATTAAAGCAAAAATGCAAGCAAGTATAGAAAAA GCGCATTGA